From Balaenoptera acutorostrata chromosome 8, mBalAcu1.1, whole genome shotgun sequence, the proteins below share one genomic window:
- the KCNE4 gene encoding potassium voltage-gated channel subfamily E member 4, with protein sequence MLKMEPLNSTHASTVAPSGPLESHVPGSGSGNGNEYFYVLVVMSFYGIFLIGIMLGYVKSKRREKKSSLLLLYKDEERLWGEAMKPLPTASGLRAVQVPTMLNALQESVAPALSCTLCSVEGDSVSSESSSPDVHLTIQEEGADDELEETSETPLNESSEGSSENIHQNS encoded by the coding sequence AGATGGAGCCTCTGAACAGCACGCATGCCAGCACCGTAGCCCCCAGCGGCCCCCTCGAGTCCCATGTGCCGGGCAGTGGCAGCGGCAACGGCAACGAATACTTCTACGTTCTGGTGGTCATGTCCTTCTACGGCATTTTCTTGATTGGAATCATGCTGGGCTACGTGAAATCCAAGAGGCGGGAGAAGAAATCCAGCCTCCTGCTGCTGTACAAAGACGAAGAGAGGCTCTGGGGGGAGGCCATGAAGCCGCTGCCCACCGCGTCCGGCCTGAGGGCGGTGCAGGTGCCCACGATGCTGAACGCGCTGCAGGAGAGCGTGGCGCCCGCGCTGTCCTGCACGCTCTGCTCCGTGGAAGGAGACAGCGTGAGCTCCGAGTCCTCCTCGCCCGACGTGCACCTCACCATCCAGGAGGAGGGGGCGGACGACGAGCTGGAGGAGACTTCGGAGACGCCCCTCAACGAAAGCAGCGAAGGCTCCTCGGAGAACATCCACCAGAATTCCTAG